In Rosa rugosa chromosome 4, drRosRugo1.1, whole genome shotgun sequence, the genomic stretch TGAACTTCCAACATCCTACTTTACTACAGTTATTCTGGTAGTTTACAATCAGTTCTGTCATTACATACTTCTCCCTGCATCAAAATACCAAATCTCCTCATGCATTAGCACTAGATGTGTCAAATATTTCTAACAATCACACAATGAATTAGATAGCCACTGTCAGCTTATGGTTTCAAAGCCTTAAATGTGTTAAAGGATAGTTGCTAACCTTGTTCTTCTTCCGCAATTCCAAAACCTCTTCTAAAGGTGGTCGGCCTAAAACCAAAACAGGTTATTGCCATGGCATCATATAAAATTTTACTAAGATAACAAGTAACGGATCCAAAGCTCTCCTTTTCCTTGGTATGTAGAATCTTGGAAAATTCACATACCAAATCCAAATATCATTTCAATAGAAAGTTTGTTAGATGTAAGATAGAATTTATCTAGTCTGGTGTGGCTTTATTAGTACATCACATATGGTGGCAGCACAGTTCAAATATTAGCATTCTACTCCATTGGCCCCGGAAGTAAAGAAAGTAAAATTGTTTTAGTTCTGCGTAGAAACCATGTGATAAATTTACCTGTAATTTGGAGACGATATTTAGCCCAAACACCATAAACAGCACCTGCTATCGTTCCAATCTGCGAATAAAATGCTTTCCATTAGCCCCCAGATATAGATAACAAGACAAACAAACTGTTGCAGACCACAATAGTTGCTGAATCTCAGTGCAGGTACATTAGAATAGACAGAGGATTCTCACCGGTTCATATTTGGTTATTGCATAGACCCATCCGAGCCCAACTTGCTCATATAACTTTCTGAATGCCTGCAGAAGTTTTGTTTAGACCATATCAATGCATGTTACAGCTAGACAGCTTAAAGAAACTCAAAGGTTCAAACTTGGTCAGttccacacacaaaaaaaaaaaaaaaaaaaaaactactaatACTTCAACTTCAAATGTAATAGGAAAATGGGCTTACTTCGACATCAGTAACTACGGTTCCATCAGAGAGGATGGCATGAATGTTTCCCATAACCTAAACAAACAAGTATTTGTCAAACTAAATTGCAATATGTATTGTCAAAAATATGTTCTAGCATCAATTCATTTTAGGGGCATCAATCTATATCCTCATATCGCAATCATCTTACATGCCTGGACATTTTGCAATTGACTAATTCGTTAGGATCAACCTTGAACAAACTTACAGTTTTGTAGTCTAGCCCCATATTATCCTCTGGAGAATAATCCTCTGAGCTTATGTCAACAAACTTGATAGTACCATAACTCttgtttctctctctcagcATATTCACCTGACAATGTAATGCACCTCAATATATCCATAATCCTAATAGACAGACGAAATTCTCAAACAAATCTCATCAAAAACTTACAATACCAACAAAAATGTTTAAAGACCAACCTCTCTCATACATAGTGGACAATCCCCATCATACAGCATCTTAATCTTCCAATTCTCAGGTGCTGATTCTCGTTCATCTCCTTTCTTGGGAGTTACGGGATTCACAGCCGCTTCACTTATAGCTCTCATTCCAAATCTAAACCCTACAAATTAACCATGCATCAACAAAACACAACATCTTCACAAAACCATGTataaaaaagtcaaaaaaaaaaaaaaaaaaaaaaaaactccatccTTGATTCCATGCCACCACATAAAGCAACCAAAACTCCACTCTTTCAATCCCATCCCTATTTTACATCTCTTCAAATCAATGAATTGGTCTATAAACTACAAAAACATGAACAAAGTCGTTGACACTTACTAGGTTGATGAATTGGAAATGACGTCAACCTCTGAGGAGGAGCAGAGTGAGGAAGTTGAGGCTGGAGTTGCAGATATCGAGGAACCGATAACAGAGATGAACATCTTTGCCTTCCTCCAATACTACTACACCCTGCTCTCAAAGccattgcttcttcttcttctcctttctgTAACCAAAATTCAAGCTTGGAAATTTTTAAGGGCCAAATTTTTCCGGACTGTTATTTATGGTTCATATATAACTACCAAGTCTACGTGGCAGCACCAGCTTCAAGCCTTTTTAAAGAGACAAAACGCTGCGTTTTGGTGAGTGGGACTAGAAGGGAATATGGTGAAACTATAGGGTTACTGTAGCAAAATTAGATCTTCTTCTACACTGAGGAGACTAAAGGTTTGGCCTTTGTGAGCAAAGTTTGGGTTTTGAGTCATGGCGTTCCTGCTCAAAAATTCCGTCGCTTCACATTTCCGTCAGGTAAagctcagattttttttttttttttccgatctgAATACGCCGTCGGTTTGGTTTTGCCTGAATCTAATCTGTTTGTTTTCACCAGACGACGAAGAACGATTCACTTTCCCTCACGCGCCGCCAGTTCCACGTCGAACCTGGGGCTCGCGAGAAAGCTGTGAGTCTCTCTCTTtcagtttccttttttttttttttttttctgctctaAATTTTTTTGATTTGGTTTCGTTTATTGCAGCTGTTTTGATTCAATTTGATCTTCAACTTTGTAATCTGAGATTTTAGATAGCTAGATAGGACTCCGATTTGTACAATCAGCTTAAATTTTGTAGTTTGATTCTGGAAAATTGTAAGGAGAGTCGTGTTTGAGTTTCTTGAGCTCATGATAGTGTAATAGGTAGGGATTTCTGAATCAAATGATGGTAAAGATTGGGGCTTTCAGATTATTTGAAAAGAGCTTTACTCATCTGGTTGTGTTTAGAACTTTTAGATTGCAAAATTTCGATTATCGTTTTGGGGGTTTTCGGAATGTAGTTGTCTGTGCTTATCTATTTGCATTGTGTGTGTAACTCTGCAGCTCTTGGCACCGGACCCGTCTCTCCGACGATTCAAGTCGCATAAGGGAGGAGTGTTGGCGATCAAAAGGATTGGGGAGGTTCTCACAGTTGTTGTTATTGCTGGTACTTTGCTGTGCTTTTTCTTGGAAATTTTAAGTAACATGTTTTCGAGTTTACATTGCTACTGTACAGTGTACTTTACTCTGATACTTGTGGTTATGTGTACCTACAACAGTCCTTTGACAATCCTGGAGTGCTAGATACACGGATTGTGATTTGAGAATTCTCAGataatttgttttggtattGGGGTGGTAGAAATGAAAACTGGCTTGCTGGAGATGCATTAGGAAAAAAAACTTGATTTGGAGTCTTACTCTCTGAATGTGATGAACTGTATACAATAGCACTATTTTATCTGCGAAAGTTGCCACTACAACAATGAAAATAGCAGTTAGCATCATTATAAAATCAGAGACCCTTACTAGCTTTGCTCAAATCTTATATCAACTACTATTCTGTGATCTTTAACTTTAGCTCTTTTATACTTGTTAGCTTATGCTGAAAACACTTAATGATATACATTGCATTACAGAAGGGAGTAAGGGACTGACCTTTAATTGTGACTAATTGGTATTTATTGTAGCTTGCTTTATACTGATGATACAATCAAAAAGGAGTTGGGGTTATTTTGCTATGTCATAGTGTTCCAGTACTCATATTTGTTTATGATCTTATTCAGGTTGCTGCTATGAAATATATGTAAAAGCAGTGATGCGGGAGGAGGCTAGGGCACAGACAAAGGCTTGAGGTGCAAGCATAAGCAAGTCTGTGTTTCAATGGTGTTTAATCTTGTCTGGAAACAGTAGGGGAACTTTATGATTCGAATTGTGCTAATAAGCAGAAAACAGGTTATCCTGATAGCTTTTGAAATACCTGTTTCTGATTACTTTTTGGTTTTACTTAATAAAATCTATTCAATAGGCATTTCAGAAGAATTTCAATGAAAGCAGCGGAGCATTCTCTGTTTTTTAATGAATGTTCTGCATATCTACCCAAAATGCAGTGTTTCAAAGTTAGAGATGATgcagaaaagaaagggaactTTACTCGAGCTGTTATTTATGTTACTTCTTGTGCGAAACAAGTGCCGGTACTTGTTAAAGAAGGCAAAACTGGTAATGGATAATAAGATCTGATTATCTGTATAATAAGATGTCTCCTCCTATTCATCTAATGTGCTCCAGCATTCATTCCCAAAAAAAGTTATAGAAAATATCAAGCCAAGTGGACCGCATGGTGAAACAAATGCTATGCTGTAAATAAATCTTCTTCCATGTGAATAGGTTCCACAAAGCTTTAATTTCAACAACCATGCAAGAACTATGTCGCTTCCTCAATACATCCAGTTTCGAGGTTCAAAATCATGTCCTTTCTTAGCTCGTGGTTTATTCTTCAGCGACTTATCATTGTTGATAACTGGATATTGACAAAGAGTTCACACTAGAAGTCTAAAACAACGGACCATATAGTCGAAAATTATGCTCGACTCTGTACTTGATTAGATTTGGAATATAATAAGGTCTCTGACTTTGGCTAGGGGTGAGCAAGATTTGCTGTTTCCAGATGGTCCGTGTGACTTGAGAAAGCATGGAGGTTTTGGCATCACATAATTGGAGGTTTTGGCTAACAATAAACACTAGCTATCAATTCTCAAACACTACCTAACTGGAAGTTTTCTAAATTCAAATCCATTTGGGGGTATCTTATTAGAACGTTGATGCCATGAATATGACATATATGGCATTCAGTTGCTCTGGTTTGTTTAAATGTTCTTGTAGCTTATGAAGAGCCCAAAAACCAATCAAATTAGAAGGTGAGAGCAGGTTCAGTGAACTAAAAAGTGCGCACACAATGAAGACAAACATACCTAACTCTTGAAaagtaaaaggaaaaaagaagcaTAAAGAGGTGGGGTGTGGCCTGCCTTTTTGAATTTGAAGCATTATTGAAtcctgggggggggggggggggatatgCTCATTACCTGTGATAAATAATGTCAACATATTTCAAAAGTGGATCATACACCCTGGCTGACCACACCACACCACAACACAAGAATGCATAATAACTTCTCTTTGATTTGGTGTTTGGTCGTAAAACCGTTAATTCAACGACTCTCAATGCATTCGGTATCAATATTAGGCAGCGATCTCTAATTTTCCGATTGTTCTATATCGTACGtatcataatcataatcatgGTAACTAAAATTCTTACCATTAACGGCGGAAACACCGGATTTTCCTTTGCTGGTCAGTCTTTTTGAGGACAAGTGTCTCTGCTTAGGACACCGTGGTCATTTCAGCAGTCATGGATTGGTACGGTGGAACTACAGAACACCCATGGCCATGATAAAACCTGAGAGACTCGAATTGACCAAACTGTCCTTGGTGACGGCAGCAGACGCATTTGATTGGGCGGCCAAAGTGCTAAATATAGAGACCATTTGCATATAATTGTATTGGTCTGAGCTGTAAACCTTGGACTGAAATTGAAACAGAGACTGGAGAGAGATAAAATCTTCATCTCCTATCAGGGAAGAAAAGAAAGTTGCTTTGTTTTGTGGgtctgagaatatagagaaaaagTCTTTGTGTGTTGTGAATTGAATTGGGTTAGGACTTTGGAGGATGGCAACATTTGCAGGGACGACCCAGAAGTGCAAGGCATGTGAGAAGACTGTGTACTTGGTTGATCAGCTCACTGCTGACAACAAAGTCTACCACAAGGCTTGTTTCAGATGCCACCACTGCAAAGGAACCCTCAAGGTCtatctctcttttttctctcttattaAACACACATAAAGGCTCTCACTTTCACATTGATTCCATGGTTTTTGATGCTCTTTTTAATGTTTCTGATCAGTTCTGGATTGTTCCGTATATGTTTTTATTATGGGATTTGATTGGATCATGATGGATAGTTGTGTGTGAGAGATTATAATAGAattgggattttttttctttgcaacttgtttggattttttttttaagtggttTTGCTTAGTCAGAAGTACTTGGCTGTTTAGTAAACATTGATCTTTGGATGTGGGCATGTAGATCTATTGGAATTGAATTGACCTGATTCGTGTATTGGCAGTGTTTTGTAAACGGTGTTCTTTTAACTGATTCATTTGTAACAATGATAATGACCGTTCGTGACATAGATACTTTACCAGCTTGTCATTTAAACGTTTGGTGGATCTTAGTCTGCTGTATGACTAAACTTGTGTTGGTCCTGTAGATTTCTTAGGATTATGAAAGCTTTTAAGGTTGTACTGTTAGATCTCTTGAAGATTAAAGCTTTTAGTCATGAGGAAGTGCTCTCCATTGGTAGAAGCGAGATTGGTTTTAGAATTATGGATTTAGTCACCATTGGTAGTTCACCGTATTTGGTAATTCTGATGAAAAACTTGTTCATTATCAAGAATTTAGAAGGGGTCAAGCCAAGGGAAAAGTTCTTTACTATACAAGAATTCAACAATAAATCTTACCGCCTTCTTGCTTTGCTTTTGtacagagaagaaaagaaacctTCTTTTGGTGAATTCTGAGCATGACTTATTCATTTGAACTCTCTGCAATTAATGGTCGTCTATTCTGACATCTGAGCTTGtttaaattcttttctttcttagTCCCAGCTAAATTGTAAACGGAATGTTTTTAATGTTCTAAGCTCCTAGTAGAGGTAAATGGTCACCAAGGTTCTCGATCGATTTTCTGAAACTGAGTGGAGCAATTAATAGTTCAGtgtttttgtttcttccttTGTTATCTTATCAGATGCCGAAACCTCATTGCCACATCAAATTCTGTTGAAATCTTTGATTGATGAAATGTAATGTGAACTCCTGTAGTGATTAAACCAATATCCTTTATAATATGTCATGAgcggaaagaaagaaaaactttaCTATATTTGTCAATGTTGTAACTCACGTTTTAGTTAGTGTATTTAAGAGATATCTAATATGGTATGCTTGTTTACCACTCGTGTCTATGCAGCTTAGTAATTATTCCTCGTTTGAGGGTGTTTTATATTGCAAGCCTCACTTTGATCAGCTATTTAAGATGACTGGCAGCTTGGATAAAAGTTTTGAAGGTGATAAGCTCCTATGCTATTATATCTATCAATGCTGATATCTATTTCTGAAATTGTAatgttatatttatattttccttttaattGTGATGTAGGTAACCCGAAAACTGTGAGAGACAGGTCTGCTGATCAGGTAGGTGCCTAAATTTCCCAATTCCTTCTTTCTTCGATTAATTGACTTGTGGTACTTGTTCTGACATTTTTATAAGTATAATTCCGCTAACTCTTTCTTTTATGACCAAATTACACAGGTCAATAGCAAAGTTTCCAGTATGTTTGCTGGAACTCAAGAAAAGTGTGTTGCTTGCAAGAAAACAGTTTACCCAACTGAAAAGGTAAAATGCAACTTAACATAAATGAGCTTTTCAGGAGAAAGTCATATATAATCTTCTATTAAATCAGATTGGATTTCAATATTACTTTCCTAACTTTTCCGACAACTTCACTTGTCCTCGCACTTACAAATACCCTAGCACTATTGCGAAGTAGAGTCCTGCATTTATCTTAAATCTGATTGCTTCCTTTTTTCAGGTGGGAGTTGATGGAACATCATACCATAAGGCGTGTTTCAGGTGCACCCATGGCGGCTGTGTGATCAGTCCATCAAACTATGTAGCTCACGAGCACCGTCTCTATTGTAAGCATCACCATAACCAGCTATTCAAGCAGAAGGGAAACTTCAGCCAACTTGACAAGCATGAAGAAGCTAAAGAGGTGACTGAGAACACAGTGGCGGAGTAGCTCTCTCAAAATTTTCATACTAAGCAAGAGTCTCCAATGAAACTGTTGTAGCATACAGGAAGTGCTATCggagttctctctctctctctctctgtctatTTAAATGTAATATGTTTCAGGTACAAAAAGAGGAATTGTTTTTTGGCATTGCTGCTAGGTGTTGAGTGTGTTTGAATGGGGGTAAACATACAGGAGCTGATGTCCAGTTTTCCAATAAACTagtggtaggcccaaatgtgtCCTATGTTTTCAGATTGACCGGATGGTTTTCATTTACAATGTCTCTTCAAGTTGTTGTGtcctcatttatttatttatttttatttttttattttttggcaaAGGGTAGtaacattaaaacaaacaaaagctgTTGACAGAGACAATAAACAAAACTGTAGTTTAAGCCAGTTAGGAGGAGACACCTCCCACTGTAGACTGGTTCATAGTTGTTGTGTCCTCATCTTAGACTAGTTATATATGTAGAAGCTTATGCCCAATGTAGCAGGATCCTCTCCCTTTCACAATTACAAAAGCTCAAGGCACTTTCCTATTAACTCTTAAAATCAAGTCCCCTCATCTTATTTGCAATATCGGAGAAAGAGCTAGAGATGGGGCAAATATACAACCTGCATCCGGCGGAGGCCGAACACCTGTTTACCTATCTCGAAATCCTCGGGGTGAGGATCCATCTTAACGTTTCTGATCAGGAAAAGGCTATCACTGCTACCGACTCCTTCTTCAAAACATTCATCGTTTGGCGTCAGCCTAGGATAATCGGTTCGATCGCCTTTGCAATCCTGAATGAACTCCTTCAATCTAAGGAGATAAACGAGGAGATTATTGAAAAAGTTATTCAGTTCTACCCGAACGTCCCGGGCGAGGCggcggaggagaagaagaaaaaggaggaggatgAAGACGACAAGTTGACGGCGATGTTAGGGCCGGAggccgaggaggaggaggaggagacagAGGAGATGGAGGATCTTCCAGATCCCGAGTGTGATGATTTAGATTTTCATGTAAAGTACCTGAAGAAGTGGGCCATGGAGAGGGCCCAGCAGAAGGTAAAGGAGTTAGAACCGACAGAACAAGACAGGATGGAGTTGTTGAAACATTGCACGGAAATCGGATGCAGTTTGAAACAAGACCAAGCCCAGAAGATCCTCAATATGATGATTTCTTTCTTAAGCAATTCTGAGTTTTTTACACGATTCTCACCTTACAAAACTGATAGGAGAATCTGCATCAAAAGTTTCATGGAGAAGGTCCGAGCCTATCTCGAGCGTTCTTGCATCCTGAACGACTTGGGGACGGTGTACCGCGCCATTGAGACTGTCAAGtcaatagaagaagaagaagatttgaAAATGGAGCGGCAGCGTGTCAGCAGGATGGTACGTACTCCACGCCAATCCTTTGCGGTTGGGAACTAGGGCTCTAGATATATTTTTATGAAAAGGCTAACGACGTTTTGAGTTAGAgtacaaaatgaaaaaaaaaatctaataggAACTAATTCAAACCCTGAAGCTAATTATGAAGTAGAATTTAAGTCCATTTCATAATCAAGTTACTACTTCTTCCTGTTAATTTAGAAATTGGACTACTAGAAAGCAAATTCacagtttttttctttcttttttgatgTCTGTCTATCCTCTGGTTTGCTTGGTACTGCATACATATAAGATCTGTTTTCCATTGCATTTTTTATGACATGTCTGTGTTGATCAATATGAGTTATGTGAGTTAAGTAACAGATTGCAGAAAGAGGAACTTTGAAGCAATAAAATTCATAAACGTGGATTATTaggtgatgaaaaaaaaaaaagttatgatATAATGTATGAATTTAGTCAATTTACCACGGGAAACAGGGAAACTGTACAGAAATTTTGTTCTAAATACTTTGGGAATAGCTAGGAACTGGGTTATTACACCAGCTAGCATAAATTTTTATGTAGAAGGCTCAACAATCTACAATATACAAGTAGTGAATGGTTCACTGCTAGTATGTATGTAACatagaagaaaagaagtaaaatagCATATTGTTCAAGACATGTATATCAGGTCTTTCACTGGTTCTCTTTTAAGAAATCTTAATATATGTATGATGAATTGGAAAAGGGTGACTTATTAGGTGATGAAGTAAGTATGAGAGAATATAGCTCTGGAGTATTAATGTAGCAGGTCCTGCTTTGGTAAATGGTAATAATGATGATCCATatgttttcacttttcagaGTGAATAGACCATATTTGGACTGGGAAACAATCCATCAGGTCATTCTTTTGTTTTCATCGGAAACTCTAGTGATGATCACAAAAATGTTTCAAAGCAAGAAGAGGGGGAATGGTTCTGAAGCCATTATATGTTGAAGATATTGAGCTAAAGGGGGCTCTCCAGCTTGATTTTGATCCTTGCCATGTGGTTTTGTTTGATACCATATTTTATTTGACAGAACACAGACTTAACTTATTTATCTCTTTTGAGTTAATTATTTCAGTCACTTGCTGTAGATTTGTGAGATCTAGAAAGACATCGAATCCCCTTTGACCTTATCATCTCTTGCAATGGTTTTATTTTGCAAGTTGTTTGATTTTTAATTTGAGGCAGCCTTCCTGAGCTAGTTGTCGAAGCTAAATTGTTATGTCTACGCAGAAGGGTCTAGATTTTTCAATTTTAAGTCTTTGATTCACTTGCTGATGATTGTAGTCTGGAAGCTAGGTAATATGTCTTCCTTACTATATGAATAGTAGAAAAGAAGTAAATTTTAGAGGCGAACAATATACTGCTGAATGGTGCTTTTTGTTTCGGAGTGGCTGTCTGCCATAGAGCTGTCCCTTTAGATCTATAATAGGGACTCATCTTAGGGAAGGACATTGCCGAGATTGTTGTTCTGCATTCTCAGAAAGTTGTTCATGTTTGCTTACAGAGTGGTAGCATTGGGATACATATTCTTTTGTTTAGTCTATTCCGATAGAGCTAGTCTAAGCGTATGAATCATGAGGGTCTTTGTAGTCATGAGGTGTTTGTTCCTATATCATTCTTATAGACAAATTTTCATTACAGATAAGTTGGGGCTATCTTGCAGTGATAGTATGTGGGCACTTCTTGACCTGATATTGTATTTTTGATGTTCTCTTGCCTTTTATGGCGAACTGATAGTATGCAGTCATCAAGGCCCAGATTTTTGTGTTCATTGCTTTTATGTGGTTCATGAGGATGACTAATTAAGTGCCTCTTTACTCATGTTTAAACTTTTCTGAAGCACTTGCTGGTCTCTTATGGGTTTATATCTGCTCACATCGCTTTTATTCGGTGAGTGGTTCAAAAAATTCTGTAGTGTTGTGGGTATTATTCCTCTATTTGACAGGTTGTTTACAATATACTAGTTCTGCGAATgaaatttttcagaattttGGCAACCTTATATATTGTTGCAAAATTTACGGTGTTTAGAATTTAactgtttcttttattttgcaTGATCCAGTTAAAGAAGAATATCGTACCAACGAAAGAAGAAGGGATTGCTACCCCCATGTGCCTCTTAAAACTAGAAGAGAAAAGGTGAGTTGTTGCTTTCTCCTTCAAGCCGTAGGTTCTTTTCTGGTTGTTTCCTCTTTAATTTAAATAAAGTTGTAATATCTTTTATTCTGCATTATATGATTTCTGATTTCATTTTATGACTCAGAGAATATCTGGAACTTGACGAATCCAGAGAAGGAAAATATGTGGAATGTTAATTTCTGCCTCACACAGCCGTAAGTTCCTTGAATCACCTTATCTGGTTGTTTCCTCTGtaattttgtataaatttggAGTCCTTCGTATTCACCTTTATATGATATCTGGTTTTCTTTTATGACTTAGAGAATCTGAAGATATGGAAACTGAAGAATGTGAGAGTGTGACAAGGTGGGGAGCTAAGAGAAAGATTGATCACCAATGAGATCTTGTTAGTTTATGGTTCAGACGTGATTTGGTTGTTTTGATAATAAGTAGTACCGTACTATGTTGGAATGGAAAGTTAGTTAGATAATGGGTGCACCTTCAGTCCCTTTCTATTTGGATCACCAGTGAgatctttgttagtttatgGTTCAGACATGTTTTGGTTGTTCTGATAATATACAAGTACTGTACGTACTTTGCATTAATGATATTTAGGAATGGAAGCTAGCGCTTAGTTAGATAATGGGTGCGCCTTTAGTCCCTTTCTATTTGGAATATAGTTTTTATAGGCTTGAATAGTATTCTTGTGTTATTTCATCCTCATCTAAATTCTACGAACACCATCTTGTTGTAGCAGATTATAAGTGAAACATATGACACTAGGGATCTGATATCTCAGACAGATAGATCCTTACTTTGGTGAATTTTGTTCTATACTTTCTGATATGGTCAGATGCCCTCCCATCAATGTTGCTCGTCTCTTCATGAATTAGATATTAAGACTCGTGTGTTCCATCTGCTTCTGGAGCCACTCGATCATGTAGGTCTGAAATTAGCATTAAGCTAATAAGCTACTCTCTGGTTCTTATGACTTGAACATCTGTTTTTTATTGTTGGGGGGGATTGAGCAAGCTTCAGACAGTGATGCTCGGATTGAGAGCTCACTTAGAGAATATTCATCTCATGTCCATCCTTGGTCGTCGCCCGATATTTCTTGATATTTTACAATGTCTTCAAGTTGTTGTGTCCTCATCTTAGATTTCTTAGTTATATATGCAACCAATATAGAAGCTTATGGCCTTGGAAAGAGCCCAACGCTCCTACGAAGCGGGAGATGGTAAAGGGATGGTGGGAAAAAGGGTGAAAATTAAGCTAGATGTGGTAAAaggtttttattttgttttgtttctttatacTTTTGATTTTGATATATGAAGAAGTCTTGTATAAGTTtgtctatttttcttttgttgatgaaTTTCTATGTCATTGTCACATATTattaaaaatagagaaaatttcAGCCcacgtccccaaactatgctgccaatgccaatttgatacccaaactctcaaaggatcaatgtgatacccaaagacttatattggcatcaacgtgatacttccgtcaaaaatatCTAACGgggccgtctgtttgctgacgtggcaaacatGAGCCcccaaaaaaagtgaaatgaccaatttacccttttttttctttttattattattttttttcttcttgttcttctgggattttctggcttctgcttcttcttcaacctcaatcctcttcttcttctctatctctcctcctccgcccaaaccatcaccaatgctgccatcatcctctccaattcctACTACAAATCCATGTTCCTGCCAAAACCTATCTCCTTCTTCTCCGCTCAACAGCTttcctcctccgccgccacaGCCTCAgcgtcctcctcctccactgctGCTGTCATGTCAGTAACAACAGATACCAGAAACTccaatcaaaatcacaatcacaaggccaaagcaacatataactatgaattcatgtataccaaaactaaaaacaaacccagcataaaccaaaaaagcaaaacCAACCCAGATAGTAATTGAGCACAATTAGACCAAGAAAAAGACTTGGC encodes the following:
- the LOC133741841 gene encoding uncharacterized protein At5g50100, chloroplastic, which translates into the protein MALRAGCSSIGGRQRCSSLLSVPRYLQLQPQLPHSAPPQRLTSFPIHQPRFRFGMRAISEAAVNPVTPKKGDERESAPENWKIKMLYDGDCPLCMREVNMLRERNKSYGTIKFVDISSEDYSPEDNMGLDYKTVMGNIHAILSDGTVVTDVEAFRKLYEQVGLGWVYAITKYEPIGTIAGAVYGVWAKYRLQITGRPPLEEVLELRKKNKGEVCNDRTDCKLPE
- the LOC133741843 gene encoding succinate dehydrogenase subunit 7B, mitochondrial-like isoform X1, giving the protein MAFLLKNSVASHFRQTTKNDSLSLTRRQFHVEPGAREKALLAPDPSLRRFKSHKGGVLAIKRIGEVLTVVVIAGCCYEIYVKAVMREEARAQTKA
- the LOC133741843 gene encoding succinate dehydrogenase subunit 7B, mitochondrial-like isoform X2, with product MAFLLKNSVASHFRQNDSLSLTRRQFHVEPGAREKALLAPDPSLRRFKSHKGGVLAIKRIGEVLTVVVIAGCCYEIYVKAVMREEARAQTKA
- the LOC133741842 gene encoding LIM domain-containing protein WLIM1-like, which encodes MATFAGTTQKCKACEKTVYLVDQLTADNKVYHKACFRCHHCKGTLKLSNYSSFEGVLYCKPHFDQLFKMTGSLDKSFEGNPKTVRDRSADQVNSKVSSMFAGTQEKCVACKKTVYPTEKVGVDGTSYHKACFRCTHGGCVISPSNYVAHEHRLYCKHHHNQLFKQKGNFSQLDKHEEAKEVTENTVAE
- the LOC133741840 gene encoding uncharacterized protein LOC133741840, which codes for MGQIYNLHPAEAEHLFTYLEILGVRIHLNVSDQEKAITATDSFFKTFIVWRQPRIIGSIAFAILNELLQSKEINEEIIEKVIQFYPNVPGEAAEEKKKKEEDEDDKLTAMLGPEAEEEEEETEEMEDLPDPECDDLDFHVKYLKKWAMERAQQKVKELEPTEQDRMELLKHCTEIGCSLKQDQAQKILNMMISFLSNSEFFTRFSPYKTDRRICIKSFMEKVRAYLERSCILNDLGTVYRAIETVKSIEEEEDLKMERQRVSRMLKKNIVPTKEEGIATPMCLLKLEEKREYLELDESREGKYVEC